The window AATAAAGAAAGATTttaacttttgaaaaaaaaccaCTAAACTAAAATTCTAActatacaataatttttatttattttgaattaaggaAAACTAGAATGACAACCTACCATCATGGTTTATCCTTCCATTAAAAAATGATACAAATAACTACttgaaataaaaacataaaaaaatatcatttatatattaaattattattatagtaaatttattataacacatcaataatttattagaatCTTCCATAATGTCATGCAAGTATGAGATTAGGATAATGTGTCCTCAAAACTTATTTTCCAACCATATTATAAGAGGAagaaatgaattaataaatgttttatatctaaagtataaaaaaaaatatatatattatgcatataaaaaattatataataatgataatttaactttcttaatattaataatattctaaatttgtaacaattattaattttacttcATTTATAAACAAACAATGCCGACTATATAAGTAATAAAGATGCatactaaaatatcttaacTTGTTTAATATGAAATGGATCTTGTTTGATATGAAATggattttttagtttattttttttgaatttttttataaattcccTATTTCTCAAATCACTTTAGTGTAATAATCAAATTACTATTTTATCGTCTAaacttctaaaatatttttcttttattaaattataaatataaaatacatttttaataattaaatcaattaaaaatacaaataaaattttatattttaatgatttagcTTATATTCAAGTTATTGACTCAAACTTATTCTCATGTAGGGTTGATTGTACAATTTATTTTGGTTGGTAAAGctgattaaatttgatttcgtccagtttatttatttttgtatatttgattttttttttaataattagtaatatatatatatatatatatatatatatatatatatatatatatataaaaatctgtttttaatattaatcacttttttttaaggtgtgaataatataaaactcattttttatttaaaataatttaaatatttattaacttaattttaaaaattaattaattacttaaattaaacaataaattatttaaatatattttttatttttatttttgtttgatatattatttttattgtctaATTTTGTTCAAACTAGTACcggtatattaaaaatgataagaattgTTTAAACACAACGACAAAACAtgatataaaacaaatttattcaatatttgCCGAGCTCATTGGTTCTCGAGAAAAACTTCGATCGACTCTACCGGCtttccaaaataaatttcagaaaatgtcataataatagcatATGAATGATACGCAACGGATAACTGCGATCattaaaagttcgacgatttctctacAACCAAATAgtccatcaaaaaataattgggatgataaccCAATTATGTAGGTATGCCATATTAGTCGCATTAATTCAAACTTCTCAGCAACTATTCGAAAACTCAGACATCACTCAATAAATCTTAGTAATACACAACAAAAGACTATAGATATCAGTGATctctcgacaatgcaaaagtaagtgaattGTCGATTCAACATCTTCATGACACATATGACAACTACTAACCACAATACAACCATTTTCATTCAAATATCATAAGTAAGAATCACTTTGAATAAAACTCCATCCAACGAACGAGATATTAGATGGAATCTTTGATTCCCAAAGtttctcccaacaaaaattatatgtaatcatcttagaaaataaattatagtaaCGTCCCACATGTAAACTATTTATTTCTTGTAAACACATGACGTCTTGTTCAAACGAGAACATTTGCTCGTGTCTTACCAAaattaaaactctattatgagaCAAACTATCTTAatgtttaatctttttttatatttaattcggCTGACGAAAGGGGTGTTCAACCggccggttaaccggttaaATGGTTCTGGTTAATATCAGTTTTCCCATTTttttacaaaccggttaaccgaccaTTAATTAATAGTATCGGTTTCTGGTTCTACCGGTTTTAGTCGGTTCCGGTTGGTTAATCGGGTTTAATCTGAAAccgataatttatttttttaaattaaataataaatatatgaaatgatttttttttaaaattattgtttgtactttcttattataatattctCCATCCTTTCTGGTCTCTATTACCATCCTTTCttgtctctattataatatattattttattgttataatatattattattattattataatatattttgttgatatatttaggaatatgttataatatataattttattgtaataatataatatattttatagcttTTTTGCTAGCTTTTTATATTTTccttgataaaatttaaatttattatgacGATTAGTCTTTGACCAACCAAATATAGGCGAATATGATTGAATCTCCTTCTCAACCGATAGAACGGGAAGTGAAATCggtaagttataataaaataatggttatctgaataattgtgtttattataataatatgcaaaatattatatatgtgtttatagttatatgattaagtattttaaatatattatagattgATCTTGTAAGCAAAGAATTTAACAAGAACATGAAAAATGATTATATCACAATCTTCTGCAGAGGTAAAGAACAAACGAAAACAAGTCAAGAGTGGACCGAGTGGTGTTAGTTCTCGGAAGTAACATTCAATTTGTATTACaatttataactttgattttaggtGTTTTCGTGTTGGACGTATTGGAAAGAAAGTTAAAAAATCAAAGGACGTTGAAGACCTCAAGTTTTCATTtgtttaactattttgattttgttaatttattgttataaaaacaattttacatattttaatgaaattattttaatttgtttttaatttattttttgtaaaattttatataaattataatgttttctttaaaataattttataaaaattaaaatttaaaatttaaaatttaaaaataaaaaatatttatagattattaaatattatttataatataactaatacaaattataaaatataaaaatgtataattaaattattaccggttaaaccgttagaaaatAGGTAAACCGAAAACTGAACTGTTTAACCGATAAAAACCGGTTAACTGGAACCGCtagaaccggttaaccaataaaccgttaaaatgaaaccggttaactatcgatttggttgaattatcgatttttcgtttttttacgtaaaacattttcttaattgtttcatttctactttttaatttttatatacataatattattattattttattcttgatGATAGGTGAAgtctcttaatattttttaaatatttattttaatattttgtactaaaatttttgtaaaaaaataatataatataatattattttaaataataaatataaataaagtgtacatataaattaaaagaaaacaaattaaattttattcttattattagaGTGGTCAAGTTGACTGAGTCAGCCTACAAAAATTATAGTTATGTAATATTAGctctcaatttttttctttttacaaaaatttcatgtataactattattaaaataataataattgaataaaattaaaaaagtgaagaaatatatattttttaaaataataaatttaaacaatgagATTATAATTAAAGATAGTTAGgatatatatgatttttctttttttaataatattaaggaagaaaaaaataattattgttgataattttaaaaaataatgattatttttgataaaaatatttaaatagtattaatatatgtaaataaaataaaaaatattaatttataaaaaaatattttaatattttaattaataaatgaagtaATATAATGGATgagaaatgatatttaattttattttgttattaaaataaacaaaacctaACAAGATGggaatataaagaaaattaagttttaaaaacatattgACAAGTGATGTTGAGAGAAAACTGATTTCAAacattttgattataatattttgctTTAACTTAACCCATACTAATTCGATATTATAAGGTGAATCAAACACAGCCTTCGGTGAATGAATATAGTAGCTGTGTATAGTCTACAATATTAATTAGAAGGACAGAGGAAAGGTACAAATACAGTAATATCTAATTAAGATAAGAAAACAGTGTTCAAACAATCGACACATGTTTAATTATACCACTCGCTCGCCATTAATAAAAGGAACCCATAATTCGATCTCCCTGTATAATCGAAAGAGCACATAATATTAGTAGTACTACTACCTAAAGTTAGCTAGCAGCTAGCTATAGGTATGGGGAGATCTGgaaaagttgttttgaagaGAATAGAGAACAAGATAAACAGACAGGTAACCTTTTCAAAGAGAAGATCTGGTCTCTTCAAGAAAGCCCACGAAATCTCTCTTCTTTGCGATGCTCAAGTTGCCCTAATCGTCTTCTCCCCTAGAGGCAAACTCTTTCACTACTCTTCCTCCGATTCCTGGTAAGtacctacatatatatatatatatatatatatatatatatatatatatatatatatatatatatatatatatatatataactagctAGGTTTAAAAAAAGACACTAATTCTTGTGCTCTACACCAcctaatctttttatttttatcatatacatattaaaaaaaaaagaatgaaaatttaatttatatataaacatctctaagtctttttatcaaaaaagtctttttatcaaaaattaattatcatcgACCTCTTCAAAATAATACGATCattatatttctctttctaagttattaaaataactcaatcgGAACAAGCTCGATAATATTATTTGGGAAAGTTTTAAGGATTccaaatttcattagacgaaaAAGCAAAACTATGTACGTACTTAGAAACCTGAAACTAAACATGTACAATTCATGAGAAATCATCatatatgattaatatataatactaCTGTGCAAtctcttcatttttatttatttatttatttatttaaaatactgtTACAGCATGGAAAGTATCCTTGAAAGACATGAAAGGTATTCTTATGGAGAAAGGCAACTCCATGCAATCAATCATCAGGAGTCTCAggtatcatatatatataattttttttttgtttcaatttgttaaaaccaaatatatttttaattattataaaaaatgtagGAAACTAACTGGAGTCTGGAGCATGCTAGTCTTAAATCAAGACTGGAGGTGGTGCAAAGAAACCATAGGTAAGGGAAGGGAAGGGAAGGGAAGCCCGCGGTTCACAAATGaattttaatcataataaaattatccCTTAATTTGccttaataaaaatgaatatgggtattaattaattaatggagaatctgattgtttatattaaaatattgtaggCATTTCATGGGAGAAGATTTGGATTCATTGAGCTTAAGAGAGCTTCAAAGCTTGGAAACCCACTTGGATTCTGGACTTAAGAATATGAGGTCCAAAAAGGTGGGAAACAAACTATATCACAAacaaactttttatatattgtcTAGAATATTTATGTCTcagacatttaaaaaaataattaactgaTCAACTTAATTTTGacttaataaaaatgatattaactTGAGTAtttcaaaatgtataatttttaaacaGAAAATCATTAACTGGTCAAAGAATATGGCCCAACCCTAATGTAAGattatatgattaataaaagTGCTCCGAATGTTAggaatttcaagttgaataatacttcctattgaaatcaattgatctgattaatttcacaagtcaaccaaatcatactagcagatcagcaaagtaataaagaacaccagatttacgtggaaaaccctctcaacacggagggtaaaaaaccacggggcaaaaccaacagatttcactaatcagtaagaaaccgatacaattgttcctctcaactttaaacctaaagttgaggtatacatacagagaaactaatttcattcaaacccaaacaaatctaggtttgagaaaacatgaaattccctttacaagtaagagagaaatgaacctgagggtaatcaagacaaagaaggtgatactctgttctccttctcttcttcttcctctatatcttcttcccttcttcttcctctgtattttcttcactctgtttctcttgatctcttcacagaactctctctgaaaattgtggtagagagagaaacaaaattagggtttatttggttttatattgcctaattgggctggacccataaggcccaacaatctccccctccagcccacggagagaggcacaccgatcttcaagtcatcacttggtattcacgCCGACAAACCGACAACAAAGCTCaaacttgtcttttggaactatcttcgtaaacatgtctgatggaTTCTTATCAGTGTGaattttc is drawn from Impatiens glandulifera chromosome 3, dImpGla2.1, whole genome shotgun sequence and contains these coding sequences:
- the LOC124929629 gene encoding truncated transcription factor CAULIFLOWER A-like, yielding MGRSGKVVLKRIENKINRQVTFSKRRSGLFKKAHEISLLCDAQVALIVFSPRGKLFHYSSSDSCMESILERHERYSYGERQLHAINHQESQETNWSLEHASLKSRLEVVQRNHRHFMGEDLDSLSLRELQSLETHLDSGLKNMRSKKNQLMLESISELEKKKKALQQENNSISKKIKEKEVKKKERERVVLQRQKPNTVLPPWMISHIDHH